One genomic window of Candidatus Kuenenia stuttgartiensis includes the following:
- a CDS encoding class I SAM-dependent methyltransferase, whose translation MNIANRCRFCDASLKYTFVDLGMSPLANSYIKDVQLNKMEPFYPLHTYICNKCFLVQLIEFESPESIFSDYAYFSSFSDSMLQHAKEYVQMMIERFGFSSRSQVIEIASNDGYLLRYFKEKGVPVLGIEPAENVARAAIENGIKTISKFFGARTASELSAEGIQGDLLIGNNVLAHVPDLNDFVKGLKVALKPEGIITMEFPHIMRLIEKNLFDTIYHEHFSYFSFKTVRDVFEFHALTVFDVDEVKTHGGSLRIYACHKEDKSRNISNKVNALISKEIKEGLNTLEHYVTFSESVKETKRKILDFLVREKRAGKSIAAYGAPAKGNTLLNYCGIRTDFIDYAVDRSPHKQGHYLPGVHIPITLPEEVKKTKPDYLVILPWNIKDEIMSQMSYIREWGGKFVVFIPEVKVYE comes from the coding sequence ATGAATATTGCTAACAGATGTCGTTTTTGTGATGCCTCTTTAAAGTACACGTTTGTTGATTTAGGTATGTCGCCTCTGGCTAACTCATACATAAAAGATGTTCAACTTAATAAGATGGAGCCTTTTTATCCACTTCATACGTATATTTGCAATAAATGCTTTCTGGTACAGCTTATTGAATTTGAATCACCGGAGAGTATCTTTAGTGATTATGCTTATTTTTCCTCTTTTTCTGATTCAATGCTACAACACGCAAAAGAATATGTCCAAATGATGATAGAAAGATTCGGCTTTAGCTCCCGGAGTCAGGTTATAGAGATCGCCAGCAATGATGGATATCTTCTCCGGTATTTTAAAGAAAAGGGAGTTCCTGTTTTAGGTATTGAACCTGCAGAAAATGTGGCAAGGGCTGCAATCGAAAATGGAATAAAAACTATATCTAAGTTCTTTGGTGCCAGGACAGCGTCAGAACTCTCTGCAGAAGGGATTCAGGGAGACCTGCTGATTGGCAATAATGTATTGGCGCATGTTCCAGACCTTAATGACTTTGTTAAAGGATTAAAAGTTGCACTAAAGCCGGAGGGAATTATTACCATGGAATTTCCTCATATAATGCGCTTAATTGAGAAAAACCTGTTTGATACAATTTATCATGAACATTTTTCATATTTTTCATTCAAGACAGTAAGAGACGTGTTTGAGTTTCACGCACTGACAGTTTTTGACGTTGATGAGGTAAAAACACATGGAGGCTCACTGAGAATTTATGCTTGCCACAAAGAAGATAAGTCCAGGAATATTTCAAATAAAGTCAATGCGCTTATCAGTAAAGAAATTAAAGAAGGGCTTAATACGTTAGAACATTATGTTACGTTCAGTGAGAGTGTAAAAGAAACAAAGAGAAAGATACTCGATTTTCTGGTCAGAGAAAAAAGGGCCGGCAAGTCAATCGCCGCTTATGGCGCACCCGCCAAAGGAAACACTCTCTTAAATTATTGCGGTATCAGGACGGACTTTATTGACTATGCCGTTGACCGGAGTCCTCACAAGCAGGGACATTATTTACCGGGTGTTCATATTCCAATTACTTTACCGGAAGAAGTAAAGAAAACCAAACCTGATTATTTAGTAATTCTACCATGGAACATTAAGGATGAAATAATGTCCCAGATGTCATATATACGGGAGTGGGGTGGTAAATTTGTCGTATTTATTCCCGAAGTAAAGGTCTATGAATAG
- a CDS encoding aminotransferase class IV, whose product MVKLQQPKFVYMGGKLRLWDEASLHIGCEAVNRGLNVFEGIKGYWQNDGRFGVVRLSHHYERLCRSARLLHIPFNHTYEEYCSAIYELLGELLGPDRDMWARTTLFVTEGYWGENTVADLAVTAYHMDKRIPEPINLGVSTWQRSSDVSLPARIKTSTNYQVARLARIEGKALGCQDMVLLNQWGRVAEATTSCVLIVREGVIYTPHATEGALESITIDIVEAIAHSEGIKFVRRPIDRTELLVADEIALCGTLAEITLVKSIEGLPLNKKSDILVRLQNQYFQIVRGLSSHPFVGLTFVPVKCPV is encoded by the coding sequence ATGGTAAAACTGCAACAACCGAAGTTTGTTTATATGGGCGGAAAGCTTCGGTTATGGGATGAAGCCTCGCTTCACATCGGATGTGAGGCTGTGAATCGTGGTCTCAATGTATTTGAAGGGATTAAGGGATATTGGCAGAATGATGGACGTTTTGGAGTTGTACGGCTTAGTCACCATTATGAACGGCTATGCCGGTCTGCCAGATTATTGCATATTCCATTTAACCACACATATGAAGAGTACTGTAGCGCGATTTATGAGTTGCTCGGAGAGCTGCTGGGTCCTGACCGTGATATGTGGGCACGTACTACCCTCTTTGTTACCGAAGGGTATTGGGGGGAAAACACTGTTGCTGACCTGGCTGTAACTGCTTATCACATGGATAAGCGTATCCCCGAACCGATTAATCTTGGTGTGAGCACGTGGCAAAGAAGTTCTGATGTCTCACTTCCGGCAAGAATTAAGACAAGTACAAATTACCAGGTTGCTCGTCTCGCAAGGATTGAGGGTAAGGCGCTGGGTTGTCAGGATATGGTGCTTCTTAATCAGTGGGGACGCGTCGCTGAAGCAACAACTTCCTGTGTTCTCATTGTTCGTGAAGGAGTTATTTATACTCCGCATGCCACGGAAGGAGCGCTGGAAAGTATAACAATAGATATTGTTGAAGCTATAGCACACTCTGAGGGCATTAAGTTTGTTCGCCGTCCGATTGACCGTACTGAACTTCTTGTTGCAGATGAGATTGCTCTCTGCGGGACACTTGCTGAAATAACTTTGGTTAAATCAATAGAGGGGCTGCCGCTTAATAAAAAATCAGATATCCTTGTTAGACTTCAAAACCAATATTTTCAAATTGTCAGAGGTTTATCTTCTCATCCTTTTGTAGGGTTGACATTTGTTCCTGTTAAATGCCCTGTATAG
- a CDS encoding UDP-glucose dehydrogenase family protein — translation MKISIIGTGYVGLVSGICLAEKGHQVICVDVDQMKVEKINKAIPPIYEKNLEALLKKNINANFRATTDLYQSVLETDLSLIAVGTPFDGTEIDLHYVKEASRQIGMAMRDKSSYHVVVVKSTVVPGTTDDVVLPILEHASGKKAGKDFGVGMNPEFLREGEAIEDFMFPDRIVMGGMDDKSIGVLEKMYSVFDNIDMLRTNNKTAEMIKYTSNSLLATMISFSNEIGNLCAAIGGTDVVDVMRGLHLDKRLSPIMDNGKRITPAFTTYLQAGCGFGGSCFPKDVNALNAYGKKLGKPMWLLEAVMKINEQQPRQIIHMLEKHFPSLEGVRIAVLGMSFKPGTDDMRESPAIPIVTELIARNTNIRAYDSVAKKEAMKLFKDKNIVFCDDLNQTIHGAEAILVLTRWDEFENLHQIIGKCEKQPLIIDGRRMLKKHLIKRYEGIGL, via the coding sequence ATGAAAATTTCTATCATTGGTACCGGATATGTTGGATTGGTTTCCGGCATATGCCTGGCCGAAAAAGGGCATCAGGTTATTTGCGTTGACGTGGATCAAATGAAGGTAGAAAAGATTAATAAGGCGATTCCTCCCATATACGAGAAAAACCTGGAAGCATTACTAAAGAAAAACATCAATGCAAATTTCAGGGCAACAACAGACCTTTATCAATCTGTCCTGGAAACAGATTTATCACTCATAGCGGTTGGGACTCCATTTGACGGGACAGAAATTGATTTGCATTACGTGAAAGAGGCTTCTCGTCAGATTGGGATGGCCATGAGGGATAAATCCTCGTATCACGTAGTTGTTGTCAAGAGTACAGTTGTCCCTGGAACAACTGATGACGTTGTTCTTCCCATCCTTGAACATGCCTCTGGAAAGAAAGCCGGCAAAGACTTTGGTGTTGGAATGAACCCGGAGTTTCTCAGAGAGGGAGAGGCGATCGAGGATTTTATGTTCCCGGACCGAATAGTTATGGGCGGAATGGATGATAAAAGTATTGGTGTACTAGAAAAAATGTATAGCGTATTCGATAATATTGACATGCTGAGGACAAATAACAAAACGGCAGAAATGATTAAGTACACCTCTAATTCCCTGCTGGCTACCATGATTTCCTTCTCAAATGAAATTGGGAATCTGTGTGCGGCAATTGGTGGAACTGATGTTGTTGATGTCATGCGTGGGTTGCATCTGGATAAACGACTGAGTCCTATCATGGACAATGGGAAACGTATTACTCCGGCGTTTACTACATATCTTCAGGCCGGCTGTGGTTTCGGCGGGAGTTGTTTCCCGAAAGATGTAAATGCGTTAAATGCCTATGGGAAAAAACTGGGCAAGCCAATGTGGCTTCTGGAAGCGGTGATGAAGATCAATGAGCAGCAACCCCGGCAGATTATTCATATGCTTGAAAAGCACTTTCCATCTTTGGAAGGAGTTAGGATTGCAGTACTGGGGATGTCTTTTAAACCGGGAACTGACGATATGAGAGAGTCTCCGGCAATCCCCATTGTTACAGAACTTATAGCCAGGAATACGAATATTAGGGCTTATGATTCTGTTGCGAAGAAAGAAGCGATGAAACTCTTTAAAGATAAGAATATTGTTTTTTGTGATGATCTTAATCAAACAATTCATGGAGCTGAAGCGATCCTGGTGCTTACCCGTTGGGATGAGTTCGAGAATCTCCATCAGATTATCGGAAAGTGCGAAAAGCAGCCTCTGATTATAGACGGCCGCAGGATGTTGAAAAAGCATCTCATTAAAAGATATGAGGGAATAGGCCTCTAA
- a CDS encoding NAD-dependent epimerase/dehydratase family protein, producing MNISGTDNKTIMENSLDIINKDLELICYNLNKEFAHLSGKKVLITGGAGFLGYYLVQALLHWNTKVDKTRQINVTVYDNFIRGVPHWLTTIEKNNENIKLIRHDITHPLPVDMDDFHFVIHAASIASPSFYRMYPIETMDANVNGLRNLLDYCLRQKEKNKPVEGFLFFSSSEIYGDPTPENIPTPETYFGHVSCTGPRACYDESKRYGETLCVNYAIKYNLPIKIARPFNNYGPGLKITDKRALPDFARDVFTGRDIVLLSDGSATRTFCYIADSITGYYKVLTNGKNGESYNIGKEEPEISVAELAEKVVSLSKALFNYKGKVVYKVSTDKDYLTHNPNRRCPVITKARKELGYAPGVSLDEGLKRTLIWYNDNREAEEA from the coding sequence ATGAATATATCAGGAACTGATAATAAAACTATTATGGAAAATTCTCTGGACATTATTAATAAGGATCTGGAATTAATCTGTTACAACTTAAATAAAGAATTTGCACATTTATCAGGGAAAAAAGTCTTAATAACCGGAGGAGCCGGCTTTCTTGGTTATTACCTGGTACAGGCTCTTTTACATTGGAATACAAAGGTGGATAAAACCAGGCAGATTAATGTAACAGTATACGATAATTTTATCCGTGGTGTACCTCACTGGCTTACGACTATAGAGAAAAACAATGAGAATATAAAATTAATCAGGCATGATATTACACATCCACTCCCGGTTGATATGGATGATTTTCATTTTGTTATTCACGCTGCGTCTATTGCATCACCTTCTTTTTACAGAATGTATCCAATAGAAACTATGGATGCTAATGTAAATGGATTGCGTAATTTACTGGATTACTGTCTCAGGCAAAAAGAAAAGAATAAACCGGTAGAGGGTTTTTTATTTTTTTCTAGCAGTGAAATATACGGGGATCCGACACCTGAAAATATCCCTACACCTGAAACATATTTTGGCCATGTATCATGCACTGGCCCCCGGGCATGTTATGATGAATCAAAACGATACGGAGAAACACTCTGTGTCAATTATGCCATAAAGTACAATCTCCCCATAAAAATTGCCAGACCGTTTAACAATTATGGTCCCGGGTTGAAGATTACCGATAAAAGAGCGCTTCCTGATTTTGCGAGAGATGTATTTACAGGGAGAGATATTGTACTTCTTTCTGATGGGTCAGCAACCAGAACCTTTTGTTATATTGCAGATTCGATAACCGGTTACTATAAGGTTCTTACTAATGGAAAGAACGGGGAATCATATAACATAGGAAAAGAAGAACCGGAGATTTCCGTAGCAGAGCTTGCAGAAAAAGTGGTGTCTCTTTCTAAAGCACTTTTTAATTATAAAGGCAAAGTTGTTTATAAAGTAAGCACCGATAAAGACTACCTGACTCATAACCCCAACCGACGCTGTCCTGTAATAACAAAAGCCAGAAAGGAATTAGGATACGCTCCGGGCGTATCTTTAGATGAAGGTTTGAAAAGGACATTGATCTGGTATAACGATAATCGCGAAGCGGAGGAAGCATAA
- the rfbF gene encoding glucose-1-phosphate cytidylyltransferase, whose translation MKTVILAGGYGTRISEESTIRPKPMVEIGGKPILWHIMKIYSAYGLNDFIICLGYKGHVIKEYFSNYFLYMSDVTYDLKNNRIEVHNNGVEPWKVTLVDTGEKTMTGGRIKRIKDYVGKETFCLTYGDGVSDINIRELIEFHRKQNSLSTLTAVQPPGRFGVIKINEEESRISSFKEKPDGDGAWINAGFFVMEPGVIDYISGDSTVWEQDPMQNLARDGAISAYRYSGFWHAMDNLRDKYELEELWKSGKAPWKVW comes from the coding sequence GTGAAAACTGTGATACTTGCCGGAGGCTATGGCACGCGCATATCAGAAGAGAGTACAATACGTCCTAAGCCAATGGTGGAGATCGGCGGGAAGCCTATTCTCTGGCATATTATGAAAATCTATTCTGCCTATGGATTGAATGATTTCATTATCTGTCTTGGTTACAAGGGACATGTTATCAAGGAATATTTTTCAAATTATTTTTTATATATGTCTGACGTTACATATGACCTGAAAAATAACAGGATAGAGGTTCATAATAATGGCGTGGAACCGTGGAAGGTCACGCTGGTTGATACAGGCGAAAAAACAATGACCGGAGGCAGGATAAAAAGGATCAAAGACTATGTGGGCAAAGAAACATTCTGTCTGACCTATGGTGATGGAGTTTCGGACATCAATATCAGAGAGCTGATAGAATTTCACAGGAAGCAGAATTCACTATCAACTCTTACCGCTGTGCAGCCGCCCGGCAGATTTGGGGTCATAAAAATAAATGAAGAAGAATCCAGGATTTCGAGTTTTAAAGAAAAGCCGGACGGTGACGGCGCATGGATAAACGCGGGTTTCTTTGTAATGGAGCCTGGTGTTATTGATTATATATCCGGCGACTCAACGGTTTGGGAACAGGATCCCATGCAGAATCTTGCCCGTGACGGTGCTATTTCGGCATACAGGTACAGTGGTTTTTGGCATGCGATGGATAATCTGCGTGATAAGTATGAGCTTGAGGAATTATGGAAATCGGGTAAAGCGCCCTGGAAGGTATGGTAA